In Fusarium verticillioides 7600 chromosome 4, whole genome shotgun sequence, the following proteins share a genomic window:
- a CDS encoding serine/threonine protein kinase, with amino-acid sequence MEFSSAFTFQRQPQESQEPTSEAPIPVPSTGIHCPHFAGFIAVSIANGGNTVGLQPVISNAAPTFQDVSLGGGSFDVRKVKASSFPIGLGTEILKGRKHVAVKHPRTQDDGSVSFADIALELQILRHPPVQKHENIVDLLAVMYHDTGNKKEITVVPALVLEYAEYGSLKSYQEAGYARSLHEKLDIALDAARGLEGLHEAGIVHGDVKPSNLLVFKHPTKKTIVKISDFGFAMPMQGGQLIGSTEVYRAPEAETTNFNSRYVRQQDIYSFGLTLWTIIGDGVAYHSTLPDGDKLENVWKLKKTNLIASLATFNVLHRLRNEKYPLMTLAKVILTCLQCSPEKRFSSMSKIIDHFEVTKSLVDSMDGRDAPDASALRAALPTFESIVYRAKIPTTDDERSERTILKGLTTVVFAYLSEELDLQGNPASIDPWQICNMMTHFLPKAHERYYSSFSQDESPFIAALQGISKARLEKTISELLPTISQLLPREASPSGTSDAQPLSAVNACLLILDCAGLLNEPFNTELFSLVTTQSRAEPIQLFKDEDFIPDIKKSSNTLQKTPKSAQVALFNSLKTIFETSNNQNERSQAALSLASAYTDDIGVEYNLKSASYYIRQAAQLGSEEARTLYISLFSHVPDQEAPDDETLRTWVVESAQAGNPVALQKLKKDWPSEWRQVKQKSQLDELNRLGVNASASEDLSSMLQVLSLREVEFSYSRDLLLWSIVLDKPDVTMTCLNQNQSLPELALQNEETPVLIAARLGRKRVLETILRHPSCRSAAQMSNERGITPLHWLCSFEDEDHEAIARLMVSKGAELNSPACAISRTQYGIRVDEDGILAQTPLHWSITQKRLSAVDALLKLGADPTFCMEVEEGEGSHLSPLELACGLSYSPVVERLLREPLVQPEASKLKPMVGGGDLMYLPLFHVISGTPRWQRLLTLGVDFELETKKTMKALVESGAPTDAVLQLEDNVKMAAVFATAYHQCAADLMVSGLELGFAKQINATFGRISSGGSALFLAITHGDRDMFQALVDAGADVNAVDADGLNALHRAAKETDDVYFIEKLLEMGLPVDPVTPEPFSAFYTATYSGNLTVAQYLFDHGADRDRIAKSISKSIMSDMLLTGTRNALHRVKFLLSLPDRNDSDGFLVDIGRDTFSLFHFAIKYVGEFAEENEVAGIMIVELLRKYNTKDQLDNTAGPYKMTPIAVAAESGNYFAVRKLLEYGANPNIPDNYGRTALDLVYRRYCYPEMLPALKEADVDDEKMVNKILKAANENTTEVMSLLKSFNAETKSWVAPSWIETDNGFRSLDWVLECLREQRKSGGG; translated from the exons ATGGAGTTCTCCTCAGCATTCACCTTCCAGCGACAGCCtcaagagagccaagaaCCCACTAGTGAAGCTCCTATTCCCGTTCCATCAACTGGTATTCACTGTCCTCACTTTGCGGGATTTATAGCAGTATCCATCGCAAATGGTGGCAACACTGTAGGCCTGCAGCCTGTGATATCGAATGCTGCCCCCACCTTCCAAGATGTATCCCTTGGTGGTGGCTCGTTCGATGTTCGAAAAGTCAAAGCGTCTTCTTTTCCGATTGGTCTGGGTACGGAGATCTTGAAAGGTCGCAAACATGTCGCTGTTAAACATCCAAGAACGCAAGATGACGGTTCTGTATCCTTTGCCGACATAGCCTTGGAACTACAGATCTTGAGGCACCCTCCTGTCCAGAAACATGAGAACATCGTTGACTTATTGGCTGTCATGTATCACGATACCGgaaacaagaaggaaataaCTGTTGTTCCCGCCCTTGTGCTTGAATATGCTGAGTATGGATCTCTCAAGTcatatcaagaagcaggctaCGCACGGTCGCTGCATGAGAAGCTAGACATTGCTCTAGACGCAGCAAGGGGTCTTGAAGGCCTTCACGAAGCAGGAATTGTCCATGGCGATGTCAAGCCCTCTaatcttcttgtcttcaaacATCCAACCAAAAAGACCATTGTTAAAATCAGCGACTTTGGGTTTGCGATGCCCATGCAGGGTGGCCAGCTCATCGGCAGTACCGAGGTCTACCGTGCACCTGAAGCAGAGACAACAAATTTCAACAGCCGGTATGTTCGTCAGCAAGACATTTACTCTTTTGGTCTGACGCTATGGACGATTATCGGCGACGGAGTGGCTTATCACAGCACTTTACCAGACGGAGATAAGCTTGAGAATGTTTGGAAGCTCAAAAAGACTAATCTAATAGCGAGCCTTGCTACTTTCAATGTCCTCCATCGTCTGCGAAACGAGAAATATCCACTCATGACTCTTGCGAAAGTCATTCTCACCTGCTTGCAGTGCTCTCCGGAAAAGAGATTCTCAAGCATGTCCAAAATTATCGATCATTTCGAAGTTACAAAGTCTCTCGTCGACAGCATGGATGGGCGTGATGCTCCAGATGCCAGCGCCCTAAGAGCTGCGCTTCCTACCTTTGAGAGCATCGTGTACAGAGCCAAGATCCCCACGACAGATGACGAGAGATCCGAAAGGACGATTCTCAAAGGCCTTACTACAGTGGTCTTTGCATATCTCTCCGAGGAGCTCGATCTCCAGGGCAACCCTGCAAGCATTGATCCATGGCAAATATGTAACATGATGACTCATTTCTTGCCAAAAGCCCACGAGCGGTACTATTCCTCATTCAGTCAAGACGAGAGTCCTTTTATCGCCGCGCTCCAGGGCATTTCCAAGGCCAGACTTGAGAAGACGATATCAGAGCTCTTGCCTACCATATCGCAACTCTTGCCCAGGGAAGCCAGTCCAAGCGGAACAAGTGACGCTCAGCCTCTTTCTGCCGTGAATGCATGTTTACTCATCTTGGACTGCGCTGGACTCTTGAATGAGCCTTTCAATACCGAATTGTTCTCATT GGTTACCACCCAGTCGAGAGCGGAACCAATACAGCTTTTTAAAGACGAAGACTTCATCCCTGAC ATTAAGAAAAGCTCAAATACCCTGCAAAAAACTCCAAAGTCAGCCCAGGTCGCCCTTTTCAATAGTCTAAAGACTATCTTTGAGACATCCAACAATCAGAACGAAAGATCACAAGCCGCCCTAAGCCTTGCTAGTGCCTATACGGACGATATAGGAGTTGAGTACAATTTAAAGTCAGCGTCTTACTATATTCGCCAAGCAGCCCAGCTCGGTTCCGAAGAAGCCCGAACTCTCTATATCTCCCTGTTTTCTCACGTTCCTGACCAAGAGGCtcctgatgatgagacgCTACGTACCTGGGTTGTCGAGTCAGCACAAGCCGGAAACCCAGTTGCTCTTCAGAAACTGAAAAAGGACTGGCCTTCAGAATGGCGACAAGTCAAGCAGAAGTCTCAGCTAGATGAACTGAATCGTCTTGGCGTCAACGCTAGCGCGTCTGAGGACTTATCTTCCATGTTGCAAGTCTTGTCTCTAAGGGAAGTCGAGTTCTCCTACTCCAGAGATCTACTTTTATGGAGTattgttcttgacaagccAGATGTGACAATGACCTGTTTGAACCAGAATCAAAGCTTGCCCGAACTAGCTCTGCAGAATGAGGAGACGCCTGTACTGATCGCAGCTCGTCTCGGTCGAAAACGCGTTCTGGAGACGATATTACGACACCCCAGCTGCCGAAGTGCAGCACAGATGTCCAACGAAAGAGGTATAACGCCTCTTCACTGGCTCTGCTCcttcgaagacgaagaccatGAGGCCATCGCAAGACTTATGGTCAGCAAAGGCGCCGAGCTAAACTCTCCTGCTTGTGCAATATCACGCACCCAATATGGAATAAGagttgacgaagatggaATTCTGGCTCAAACCCCTCTTCACTGGTCTATCACACAGAAGAGACTGTCTGCCGTGGATGCTCTCCTCAAACTGGGTGCTGATCCAACATTCTGTATGGAGGTagaggagggggagggaTCACACCTCTCCCCACTCGAACTCGCATGTGGACTTTCCTACTCACCAGTTGTCGAGCGTCTTCTTCGAGAGCCGTTAGTTCAACcggaagcaagcaagctgAAGCCAATGGTAGGTGGAGGCGACCTTATGTATTTGCCTCTTTTCCACGTTATATCCGGAACCCCTCGTTGGCAGCGACTGTTGACATTGGGAGTCGACTTTGAGTtggagacgaagaagacaatgaaAGCCTTGGTTGAGAGCGGCGCACCTACGGATGCTGTCTTGCAACTTGAAGACAATGTTAAGATGGCAGCAGTGTTTGCAACGGCGTACCATCAATGCGCGGCAGACCTTATGGTTTCcggtcttgagcttggcttcgCGAAGCAGATCAACGCTACCTTTGGAAGGATATCTAGTGGAGGCTCTGCTCTGTTTCTGGCGATTACGCATGGCGATCGCGATATGTTTCAGGCTCTTGTCGACGCGGGTGCAGATGTCAATGCGGTAGACGCTGATGGCCTCAACGCACTGCACCGTGCTGCCAAAGAAACAGATGACGTCTActtcattgagaagcttctggaaatgGGTCTTCCAGTCGATCCAGTCACGCCAGAGCCTTTCAGCGCGTTCTACACTGCCACTTACAGTGGAAACCTTACTGTTGCACAGTATCTGTTCGATCATGGTGCGGATAGAGACCGCATTGCTAAGTCGATTAGCAAGAGTATTATGTCAGACATGCTCTTAACAGGCACCAGGAATGCCCTCCATCgtgtcaagttcttgctcAGTCTTCCAGACCGCAATGACTCTGATGGATTCTTGGTAGATATCGGCCGTGACACGTTTTCGTTATTCCATTTCGCAATTAAGTATGTTGGAGAATTCGCGGAAGAGAATGAGGTTGCTGGAATTATGATTGTCGAACTCCTTCGAAAGTACAACACTAAAGACCAGCTTGACAACACAGCGGGACCATACAAGATGACTCCAATTGCAGTAGCCGCCGAATCTGGAAACTATTTCGCGGTGAGAAAACTTCTCGAGTACGGCGCAAACCCAAATATCCCGGATAACTATGGACGAACGGCATTGGACCTGGTGTACAGGAGATACTGTTATCCAGAAATGCTTCCAGCTCTTAAAGAAGCAGATgtggatgatgagaagatggtgaaTAAGATTTTGAAAGCGGCGAATGAGAACACGACCGAGGTGATGAGTCTTCTCAAGTCATTTAACGCTGAGACCAAAAGCTGGGTTGCGCCGTCGTGGATTGAGACTGATAATGGATTTCGTAGCTTGGATTGGGTTTTGGAGTGCCTGCGCGAACAACGTAAATCTGGTGGTGGGTAG